From Calditrichota bacterium, the proteins below share one genomic window:
- a CDS encoding DUF4412 domain-containing protein translates to MKRKDWLVGIVILGMALVLSIQAQAGGFEGKLIFRDGRINLRQVEVPGLGAVQATPAFAKKAVAVSFDTYRQVMKEVGESAPGVRVNTATIWVKGNLLRTDMNESEGKTAVIYDSKAQKLTTISWKEKKAIVIDVGKMMKAMNSVAEQMGKAFGLDASAMKQMMQGNQPEKENDLFSLKPTGKKKKINGFKCELYEGTDKDGNPLQVWLATPTQTLRQLYQSMEEMTKALEKSKKMEDNESKFFEKTDKFPVLKKWVENNSEFHFEEFVSMKKQSVSADMFKVPAGFQVISMENMMQNGLKQLQQFQQQK, encoded by the coding sequence ATGAAAAGAAAAGATTGGTTGGTTGGGATAGTTATTTTAGGAATGGCATTAGTCCTGAGCATTCAGGCACAAGCGGGTGGTTTTGAGGGAAAACTGATTTTTCGCGACGGCCGGATTAATCTGAGGCAAGTGGAGGTTCCGGGATTGGGTGCTGTGCAGGCGACCCCCGCGTTTGCGAAAAAAGCCGTGGCTGTTTCATTTGATACATACCGTCAGGTGATGAAGGAAGTTGGCGAATCCGCTCCCGGAGTTCGTGTAAACACGGCCACAATTTGGGTGAAAGGAAATCTTTTGCGTACGGACATGAATGAAAGCGAGGGGAAAACGGCTGTCATTTATGATTCGAAAGCGCAAAAACTAACCACCATTTCCTGGAAAGAGAAAAAGGCGATAGTGATTGATGTGGGTAAAATGATGAAAGCCATGAACAGCGTGGCTGAACAAATGGGAAAGGCCTTTGGGCTGGATGCCAGCGCGATGAAGCAGATGATGCAGGGAAACCAACCGGAAAAAGAGAACGATCTGTTTTCTCTGAAACCGACGGGTAAAAAGAAAAAGATCAACGGTTTTAAGTGTGAGTTGTATGAGGGTACCGATAAAGACGGAAATCCCCTGCAAGTCTGGTTGGCAACACCCACACAAACGCTCAGACAATTGTACCAATCGATGGAAGAAATGACAAAGGCTCTGGAAAAGAGCAAAAAAATGGAAGATAACGAATCCAAATTTTTCGAGAAAACAGACAAATTTCCGGTTCTGAAAAAGTGGGTGGAGAACAACTCCGAATTTCACTTTGAAGAGTTTGTCTCAATGAAAAAGCAGTCCGTCTCAGCAGATATGTTTAAGGTTCCTGCGGGATTTCAGGTGATTTCAATGGAAAACATGATGCAAAACGGGCTGAAACAGCTGCAGCAGTTTCAGCAGCAAAAATAA
- a CDS encoding ATP-dependent Clp protease ATP-binding subunit, translating into MKLVSNVKAKYFKSINQFVKIREFTQEEIDQIFSEVKFTDRRSYIQFVINTCVVNFNDEVLPAIRKAKRDLFHKLEGAEEELYTICISINPALDIEKVTFSVKQHREAPLFLLEKKKQSAHQRIDLIDLEERLRKRVIGQDEAVKKVANAVKRALVGLRNPEKPIGSFMFIGQTGVGKTELAKALSAQILENEEEMVRIDCSEFSQPHEYAKLLGAPPGYIGFEEGGVLSDALTRGKMQVVLFDEIEKAHPRVHNLLLQVLDEGFVHDSHGKKIPFQDAIIILTSNVGSFDLEKENHRIGFSKGDFQSREKERGRVVRKALERIFPPEFLNRLDEIVLFHALPPEDVEKIVDVFLEELRQRLAKMGFAIEFGSDVKRFLAQRGYDDKYGVRPLKRTIQRFVETPLSHYFLKKGVGQSGRIETFLKNEEIGFHWLPADFQSD; encoded by the coding sequence ATGAAATTGGTTTCAAATGTGAAGGCAAAATATTTCAAGAGCATAAACCAATTTGTAAAAATTCGGGAATTTACGCAGGAAGAAATTGATCAGATTTTCAGCGAGGTTAAATTTACGGATCGGCGTTCGTACATTCAGTTTGTGATTAACACCTGTGTCGTGAATTTTAATGATGAGGTACTGCCGGCTATCCGAAAAGCCAAACGCGATTTGTTCCATAAATTGGAGGGTGCCGAAGAAGAATTGTACACCATTTGCATTTCCATAAATCCGGCACTGGATATTGAAAAGGTAACGTTTTCTGTGAAGCAACACAGGGAAGCGCCTCTTTTTCTCCTGGAAAAAAAGAAACAGTCCGCGCACCAGCGGATTGACCTCATTGATCTGGAAGAACGACTGAGAAAACGCGTGATTGGTCAGGATGAAGCCGTGAAAAAGGTCGCAAATGCGGTTAAGCGTGCCCTGGTGGGTCTCAGAAATCCTGAAAAGCCGATTGGCAGTTTTATGTTTATTGGTCAAACGGGCGTGGGAAAAACGGAACTGGCAAAAGCGCTCAGTGCTCAGATTCTGGAAAATGAGGAGGAAATGGTACGAATTGATTGCTCGGAGTTTTCACAGCCGCACGAATATGCCAAGCTTCTGGGCGCTCCTCCTGGCTATATTGGTTTTGAAGAAGGGGGTGTTCTGTCCGACGCACTGACGCGGGGCAAAATGCAGGTGGTGCTTTTTGATGAAATCGAAAAAGCGCATCCGCGTGTGCACAATCTGCTGCTTCAGGTTCTTGATGAGGGTTTTGTGCACGACAGCCATGGAAAGAAAATTCCGTTTCAGGATGCCATCATCATTCTTACCAGCAATGTGGGGTCTTTTGATCTGGAAAAGGAAAACCACCGGATCGGTTTTTCAAAAGGCGATTTTCAATCCAGAGAAAAAGAGAGGGGGCGCGTGGTGCGAAAGGCCCTGGAGAGAATATTCCCGCCGGAATTTCTGAATCGTCTGGATGAGATTGTTCTGTTCCATGCGCTGCCCCCGGAAGATGTGGAAAAAATAGTGGATGTCTTTTTGGAAGAACTTCGTCAGCGCCTGGCCAAAATGGGATTCGCAATTGAATTTGGGTCTGATGTAAAACGCTTCTTGGCTCAGCGGGGGTACGATGACAAATATGGGGTTCGTCCCCTGAAACGCACCATCCAGCGTTTTGTGGAAACTCCATTAAGTCATTATTTTTTAAAAAAGGGGGTTGGCCAATCTGGAAGAATCGAGACGTTTCTGAAGAATGAAGAAATTGGCTTTCATTGGTTGCCGGCTGACTTCCAATCGGATTAA
- a CDS encoding SpoVR family protein gives MKRYTRKLSPELQVWQERIKAIAKEAGLDFYETIFEMLDFDQMNEVASYLGFPSRYPHWRFGMEYEEMQKSYSYGLHRIYEMVINNDPAYAYLLESNNLVDQKLVMAHVYAHVDFFKNNAWFAHTNRHMMDEMANHATRIQRYIERYGTETVEDFIDTCLSLENLIDYYSPYIKRKKTAPDAEIENHTNIQKLASKPYMDKYINPPEFIEQQKLKIKADQERQRNFPQEPEKDVLNFILNYAPLKPWQQDVLAIIREEAYYFAPQGMTKIMNEGWATFWHTKLMTEKILSDSEVIDYADHHSGTVSQQPGRLNPYRLGVELFRDIRERWDKGKFGKEYEECDDWEKKKHWNRETNQGFQKIFEVRKYYNDITFIDTFFTEEFAREHNFFTYKHDSDSGRYVIESRDFKKIKEKLLFSLTNLGQPYIEIVDANYENRSELYLKHRFEGVELHRGYAQETLKNLYKLWTRPVIIETVAEDKTILFRYDGSEFMIGTLEENS, from the coding sequence ATGAAACGATACACACGAAAACTTTCTCCCGAACTTCAGGTCTGGCAGGAGCGGATTAAAGCAATTGCAAAGGAGGCGGGTCTGGACTTTTACGAAACGATTTTCGAAATGCTGGATTTTGATCAGATGAACGAAGTGGCCAGCTATCTTGGATTTCCGTCCCGTTACCCCCACTGGCGTTTTGGGATGGAATACGAAGAAATGCAGAAAAGCTATTCCTACGGTCTCCACCGGATTTACGAGATGGTGATCAACAACGATCCGGCCTACGCCTATCTACTGGAATCGAATAACCTGGTGGATCAAAAACTGGTGATGGCTCACGTGTATGCCCACGTCGATTTTTTCAAGAACAATGCCTGGTTTGCCCATACCAATCGGCACATGATGGACGAAATGGCCAATCATGCGACGCGAATCCAACGTTACATTGAGCGATATGGAACGGAGACGGTGGAGGATTTCATCGACACGTGTTTGTCTCTTGAAAACCTTATTGATTATTATTCGCCCTACATCAAACGGAAAAAAACCGCCCCTGATGCAGAAATCGAAAATCACACGAATATTCAAAAACTGGCCAGTAAGCCCTATATGGACAAGTACATTAATCCGCCTGAATTTATTGAACAGCAGAAATTGAAGATCAAAGCGGATCAGGAAAGGCAGCGCAATTTTCCGCAGGAACCGGAAAAGGACGTGTTGAATTTTATTCTCAACTATGCGCCGTTAAAACCCTGGCAGCAGGATGTCCTGGCAATTATTCGGGAAGAAGCCTATTATTTTGCGCCCCAGGGAATGACGAAGATTATGAATGAAGGGTGGGCGACGTTCTGGCACACCAAATTGATGACGGAAAAAATCCTTTCGGATTCTGAGGTAATCGACTATGCCGATCATCACTCCGGTACTGTGAGTCAGCAGCCCGGGCGTCTTAATCCCTACCGGTTGGGAGTGGAGCTCTTTCGGGACATTCGGGAACGCTGGGATAAGGGAAAATTCGGAAAGGAGTACGAGGAGTGTGACGATTGGGAAAAGAAGAAACACTGGAATCGGGAAACCAACCAGGGATTTCAAAAGATTTTTGAGGTGCGAAAATACTACAACGATATCACATTTATTGACACCTTTTTTACGGAAGAATTCGCCAGAGAACACAATTTCTTCACATACAAACACGATTCCGATTCCGGCCGCTATGTGATTGAAAGCAGAGATTTTAAAAAAATCAAGGAAAAACTTCTTTTCAGCCTGACCAATCTGGGACAGCCATACATTGAAATTGTCGATGCCAATTATGAAAATCGCAGTGAATTGTATTTGAAACACCGGTTTGAGGGAGTCGAATTGCACCGGGGGTACGCCCAGGAAACGCTTAAGAATCTGTACAAACTGTGGACACGGCCGGTCATTATCGAGACGGTTGCAGAGGATAAAACGATTCTTTTCCGTTACGACGGGTCTGAATTTATGATTGGCACGCTGGAAGAAAACAGTTGA
- a CDS encoding serine protein kinase, whose product MKNNPQKFVSPLASMVQELQKTSGAYRELHWEGSFYDYLRIVEENPKVIRTAFQRIYDMILSYGSEEMTDLREKIIHYKFFDDPLHNGKDAVFGLERSLMKLVHLFKSAAQGYGTQNRVLLLHGPVGSSKSTIVRLLKKGLEDYTRTPEGALYSYAWRDEDENGREVWLECPMHEEPLHLIPLEFRAELLKEFHSKNPETKHIHIEGELCPFCRFMYQEKMKQYDGDWNRVIQDVKVNRLILSEKDRLGIGTFQPKDEKNQDSTELTGDINYRKIAIYGSDSDPRAFNFDGEFNVANRGLVEFIEVLKLDVAFLYDLLGASQEHKIKPKKFPQTDIDEVIIGHTNEPEYRKLQNNEFMEALRDRTVKIDVPYITKLDDEIKIYEKDFNSDKIKGKHIAPHTIEMAAMWAVLTRLEEPKRAQLTLMQKLKLYNGKTLPGFTEDSIKELKAEAVREGMDGISPRYVQDKISNALVNEMEGCVNPFMVLNELEEGLQHHSLITAEEQKKRYRELLSVVKEEYDDIVKNEVQRAIAADEEALSRLCSNYIDNVKAYTQKEKVKNPYTGVAEEPDERLMRSIEEKIDIPESRKDDFRREIMNYIGALALDGKTFDYRTNERLQKALELKLFEDQKDSIKLTSLVSNVIDQETQKKIDVVKSRMIKYYGYCDKCATDVLQYVASIFARGDIKGDA is encoded by the coding sequence ATGAAAAACAACCCACAAAAATTCGTATCTCCATTGGCCTCAATGGTTCAGGAACTGCAAAAGACGTCAGGAGCCTATCGTGAACTTCATTGGGAAGGGAGTTTTTATGACTACTTGCGGATTGTGGAAGAAAATCCAAAAGTGATTCGCACGGCCTTTCAGCGCATTTACGATATGATCCTGTCGTACGGCTCCGAGGAGATGACCGATCTGCGTGAAAAAATCATTCATTATAAATTTTTTGACGATCCGCTTCATAACGGCAAAGATGCTGTTTTTGGATTGGAACGGTCTCTGATGAAATTGGTTCACTTGTTTAAATCGGCTGCGCAGGGTTATGGCACGCAAAACCGTGTATTGCTGCTTCACGGACCGGTAGGAAGTTCCAAGAGCACCATTGTTCGCCTTCTGAAAAAGGGTTTGGAGGATTACACCCGTACGCCTGAAGGCGCTCTCTATTCCTACGCCTGGCGCGATGAGGATGAAAACGGACGGGAAGTTTGGCTGGAATGCCCCATGCACGAAGAGCCGCTGCACCTGATTCCCCTTGAATTCCGGGCGGAGCTCTTAAAGGAATTTCATTCCAAGAATCCGGAAACCAAACACATTCACATCGAGGGCGAACTCTGCCCGTTCTGCCGGTTTATGTATCAGGAAAAAATGAAACAATACGACGGCGATTGGAATCGCGTTATTCAGGATGTGAAGGTTAACCGGCTCATTCTGTCTGAAAAGGATCGTCTGGGAATTGGCACATTCCAGCCTAAAGATGAAAAGAACCAGGATTCCACAGAGTTAACCGGCGACATTAACTATCGCAAAATTGCCATTTACGGCTCAGATTCGGACCCCCGTGCCTTCAATTTTGACGGGGAATTCAACGTAGCCAACCGGGGCCTGGTGGAATTTATCGAGGTGCTGAAGCTGGATGTGGCGTTTTTGTACGATTTGCTGGGCGCGTCCCAGGAACACAAAATCAAGCCGAAAAAATTTCCCCAAACGGATATTGATGAAGTCATTATCGGCCACACCAACGAACCGGAATATCGAAAGCTTCAGAATAACGAATTCATGGAGGCCCTGCGTGACCGCACGGTAAAAATTGATGTGCCGTACATTACCAAGCTGGATGACGAGATTAAAATCTACGAAAAGGATTTTAATTCCGACAAAATCAAAGGGAAGCACATTGCGCCCCATACCATCGAAATGGCAGCCATGTGGGCGGTGCTCACGCGCCTGGAAGAGCCCAAACGGGCCCAGCTCACGCTAATGCAGAAGCTGAAATTGTACAACGGAAAAACGCTGCCCGGATTTACCGAGGACAGCATCAAAGAGTTGAAAGCCGAAGCCGTGCGGGAAGGAATGGATGGAATTTCTCCACGGTATGTTCAGGACAAGATCTCAAATGCCCTTGTGAACGAAATGGAGGGATGCGTCAATCCCTTTATGGTTCTGAATGAGCTGGAAGAGGGGCTCCAGCACCATTCCCTGATTACGGCTGAAGAACAGAAGAAACGCTATCGGGAGCTGTTGAGCGTGGTAAAAGAGGAGTACGACGATATTGTGAAAAATGAGGTTCAGCGGGCCATAGCCGCGGATGAGGAAGCGCTTTCGAGATTGTGCTCCAATTACATCGACAATGTGAAGGCGTACACCCAGAAAGAGAAAGTGAAAAATCCCTACACGGGAGTGGCCGAAGAACCGGATGAGCGATTGATGCGCTCCATTGAGGAAAAAATCGACATTCCCGAAAGCCGGAAGGATGATTTTCGGAGAGAAATTATGAACTACATCGGGGCTTTGGCGCTGGATGGCAAAACATTCGATTACCGCACCAATGAACGCCTGCAAAAGGCGCTGGAACTCAAGCTTTTTGAGGATCAGAAGGATTCCATTAAATTAACCAGTCTGGTTTCGAATGTGATCGATCAGGAAACGCAGAAGAAGATTGATGTGGTAAAATCGCGAATGATTAAATATTACGGGTACTGCGACAAGTGCGCCACCGATGTGCTTCAATATGTAGCCAGTATTTTTGCACGCGGAGACATTAAGGGCGATGCCTAA
- a CDS encoding DUF444 family protein, which yields MIKRIEKDHQRFRKIVKGIIRKDLKKYISHSELIGKKGRNIVSIPVPQINIPRFRYGQQQKEGVGQGPGEPGTPIGVDPNGQQGSDQAGDQPGEHMLEVDITLDELISILADELQLPRIEPKGKSKIVSNKAKYSSIRTVGPESLRHFKRTYREALKRQITSNTYDSRNPTIIPIREDKRYRSWKEVPLPETNAVVIYIMDVSGSMGSEQKDIVRTESFWINTWLKANYKGVTTRYIVHDAAAHEVDEETFFNLRESGGTVISSAYKLASKIVKADYNPEDWNIYFFQFSDGDNWGESDSELCVKILKEELVPVSNLFAYGQVWSAYGSGQFIETIRENFEDDENVITSEIDNKEAIYASIKTFLGKGL from the coding sequence ATGATTAAGCGAATAGAAAAAGATCACCAGCGCTTTCGAAAAATTGTGAAGGGGATTATTCGAAAGGATTTAAAGAAGTATATTTCCCATTCCGAATTAATCGGGAAAAAGGGCCGAAATATCGTGAGTATTCCGGTGCCGCAGATCAACATCCCGCGTTTTCGATATGGCCAGCAGCAAAAAGAAGGCGTGGGACAGGGGCCCGGAGAACCCGGCACGCCCATTGGTGTCGATCCTAACGGACAGCAGGGGAGTGATCAGGCGGGCGATCAGCCCGGGGAACACATGCTTGAAGTGGATATCACGCTGGACGAACTGATTTCCATTCTGGCTGATGAACTGCAATTGCCCCGGATTGAGCCCAAGGGGAAAAGCAAAATCGTGTCCAACAAGGCAAAATATTCCAGTATTCGGACCGTCGGACCGGAATCGCTGCGGCATTTCAAGCGCACGTACCGTGAAGCATTAAAACGGCAAATTACATCGAATACTTACGATTCCAGGAACCCAACCATTATTCCCATTCGGGAAGACAAGCGCTATCGTTCGTGGAAAGAGGTGCCTCTTCCGGAGACCAATGCGGTCGTCATTTATATTATGGACGTCTCAGGGTCGATGGGCAGTGAACAAAAAGACATTGTGCGAACGGAATCCTTCTGGATCAATACCTGGCTGAAGGCGAACTACAAGGGGGTAACCACCCGGTACATTGTTCACGACGCTGCGGCGCACGAAGTGGATGAAGAAACCTTTTTTAATCTTCGGGAAAGCGGTGGAACGGTGATTTCATCTGCCTATAAATTGGCCTCAAAAATTGTAAAAGCCGACTACAATCCGGAGGATTGGAACATCTACTTTTTCCAGTTTTCCGACGGAGACAACTGGGGTGAATCCGACTCCGAACTCTGTGTGAAAATTCTGAAGGAAGAGCTGGTACCGGTTTCCAATCTTTTCGCCTACGGACAGGTGTGGAGCGCCTACGGTTCGGGGCAGTTTATCGAAACAATCCGCGAGAATTTTGAGGATGACGAGAATGTAATTACCTCCGAGATTGACAACAAGGAGGCCATTTATGCATCCATTAAGACGTTTTTAGGAAAGGGACTGTAG